The Balearica regulorum gibbericeps isolate bBalReg1 chromosome 5, bBalReg1.pri, whole genome shotgun sequence genome window below encodes:
- the DUSP8 gene encoding dual specificity protein phosphatase 8 isoform X2: MPVDVMIAPSEDQFWTDMREGQMKLKIRVRRMKESRDMRGGFATFSSCFPGLCEGKPAAILPMSISQPCLPVANVGPTRILPHLYLGSQKDVLNKDLMTQNGISYVLNASNSCPKPDFICDSHFMRIPVNDNYCEKLLPWLDKSIEFIDKAKVSSCQVIVHCLAGISRSATIAIAYIMKTMGMSSDDAYRFVKDRRPSISPNFNFLGQLLEYERSLKLLKALKSKGDRGEGDTQQDPAEAAEGSQHPPPPTSEKAEEVPRGSGSVSPHSDPERQGGTPKVLSPTTLQQGLNGLHLSSERIQDTNRLKRSFSLDIKSAYSPGLRQDPPGPPGPGDAPKLCKLDSPSGPGGLGPFSPGADSPDRPSGPDLLLEAKVRQRRKHRHPAGSPAHGLSLNVGGACTTRKSPGAEDGLPPRLGQPAAAPGATTTTAAWSGVHLESPSTPSGEASWYFGMDSGSTGSNGGSLFTGAGPYPPPFGCGGVVGGCEIRLRDKARAEPRDGRHSWHEEAGAEKQFKRRSCQMEFEETMSEGRAREELGKIGKQSSFSGSMEIIEVS; this comes from the exons GAGGCTTTGCCACCTTCTCGTCCTGCTTCCCGGGGCTCTGCGAGGGGAAACCAGCTGCCATCCTGCCCATGAGCATCTCCCAGCCATGCTTGCCAGTGGCCAACGTCGGCCCCACACGCATCCTGCCGCATCTCTACCTGGGCTCCCAGAAAGACGTCCTGAACAAG GACTTGATGACGCAGAACGGGATAAGCTATGTCCTCAATGCAAGCAATTCCTGTCCCAAGCCAGACTTCATCTGTGATAGTCACTTCATGCGCATTCCTGTCAATGACAACTACTGTGAGAAGCTGCTTCCCTGGCTGGACAAGTCTATTGAATTCATTG ACAAGGCCAAGGTGTCCAGCTGCCAGGTGATTGTGCACTGCTTGGCCGGGATCTCCCGATCGGCCACCATTGCCATCGCCTACATCATGAAGACCATGGGTATGTCATCAGATGATGCTTACAG GTTCGTTAAGGATCGTCGCCCATCTATCTCACCCAACTTCAATTTCCTGGGCCAGCTCCTGGAGTACGAGAGGAGCCTGAAGCTCCTCAAGGCCCTGAAGTCAAAGGGCGACCGGGGCGAGGGGGACACGCAGCAGGAcccagcagaggcagctgaggGCAGTCAGCACCCCCCACCACCTACctcagagaaggcagaggaggtgCCAAGAGGCTCCGGCTCGGTGTCACCCCACAGCGATCCCGAGCGGCAAGGTGGGACCCCGAAGGTCCTGTCACCCACCACCCTGCAGCAGGGGCTCAACGGCTTGCACCTCTCCTCCGAGCGCATCCAGGACACCAACCGCCTGAAACGCTCCTTCTCCCTGGACATAAAGTCTGCTTACTCCCCCGGCCTGCGGCAGGACCCCCCTGGACCTCCTGGCCCTGGGGACGCCCCCAAACTCTGCAAGCTAGACAGCCCCTCGGGCCCTGGTGGCCTTGGCCCCTTCTCCCCAGGGGCGGACAGCCCCGACCGGCCAAGCGGGCCTGACCTCCTGCTGGAGGCCAAGGTGAGGCAGCGGCGGAAGCACCGGCACCCAGCAGGCTCGCCGGCCCACGGGCTCAGCCTCAATGTTGGCGGGGCCTGCACCACACGCAAGAGCCCCGGCGCCGAGGACGGGCTGCCACCGCGGCTCGGCCAGccggctgctgctcctggcgccaccaccaccaccgccgCCTGGAGTGGGGTGCACCTGGagtcccccagcaccccctccGGCGAGGCTAGCTGGTACTTCGGCATGGACTCCGGTAGCACTGGCAGTAACGGCGGCAGCCTGTTCACCGGTGCCGGCCCGTATCCACCACCTTTCGGCTGTGGCGGGGTGGTGGGCGGCTGTGAGATCAGACTGAGGGACAAGGCGCGGGCCGAGCCACGGGACGGGCGGCACAGCTGGCATGAGGAGGCTGGCGCCGAGAAGCAGTTCAAGCGGAGGAGCTGCCAGATGGAGTTCGAGGAGACCATGTCTGAGGGCAGGGCCCGAGAAGAGCTGGGCAAAATTGGCAAACAGTCCAGCTTTTCGGGCAGCATGGAGATCATTGAGGTGTCCTGA